Below is a window of Gammaproteobacteria bacterium DNA.
AAAAGAGGCACCAATACCCAAACCAGTGTATCCATTCTCGGAGATCGGGGTATCCATCACCCGCTCAGGGCCATATTTATCATACAAACCGTTGGTTGCCTTGTAGGTGCCGCCAACCACACCAATATCTTCACCCATCGCAATCACCAGGGGATCATTCGCCATCTCTTCATCGTGGGCACGACGCAGGGCTTCCCAATACATCATCTCAGCCATTAGACTGCACTCCCTTTTACATAAGGATCGTTTTCAGCAAACACATAACGCTCCAGCTCATCGACAAGCGGTTCTACTGCCTGTTCGGCAAAGGGAATAATCTCATCCTCAATTTCATCCAGGATTTCGGTATCCATAGCCTTGTAATCTTCCCGTGTCAACTCACCCGCTTCGATCAGGCGATCACGCAGGATAATCAGTGGGTCACGCTTACCCCACATGGTCTCTTCTTCGGTAGCACGATAGGCATTAGAATCCGACATTGAGTGACCGCGATAACGGTAGGTCATCAATTCAAGAAAATAGGGGCCATTACCCGAACGCACATGATCAACCGCAATCTTTGCCGCCTCAAATACCTTCTCTACATCCTGACCATCGGTACAGGCCGAAGGAATATTATAACCGGCGACCCGTTTATGCTGCTCGACCACAGCAGTCGAACGATCAACACGAGTGCCAATACCATAGAGATTATTCTCACAGACATACAGCACCGGCAGATCCCACAATTTAGCCATATTCAATGACTCATGGAAAGTCCCCTGATTATTCGCGGCCTCACCTAAAAAGCAAATCGCGATCTCATTACCACCCTTCATCTTAATCGCCTTCGCCATACCAGCGGCAAGCGGGAAAGGCCCACCGACCAGAGCATAACCACCCATGAAGTGATGTTCGACATCGAAGATGTGCATAGAACCACCCCGTCCTCGACTACAACCCGCCTCTTTACCAAATAACTCAGCCATCACCTTCTTCGGGTCAGTACCACAAAGAATCGAATGCACATGGT
It encodes the following:
- the pdhA gene encoding pyruvate dehydrogenase (acetyl-transferring) E1 component subunit alpha — translated: MNNADKKRLLREMLFSRRFEERCYEAYVERKIGGFLHLYPGEEACAHGVLEAANPGSDYVITGYRDHVHSILCGTDPKKVMAELFGKEAGCSRGRGGSMHIFDVEHHFMGGYALVGGPFPLAAGMAKAIKMKGGNEIAICFLGEAANNQGTFHESLNMAKLWDLPVLYVCENNLYGIGTRVDRSTAVVEQHKRVAGYNIPSACTDGQDVEKVFEAAKIAVDHVRSGNGPYFLELMTYRYRGHSMSDSNAYRATEEETMWGKRDPLIILRDRLIEAGELTREDYKAMDTEILDEIEDEIIPFAEQAVEPLVDELERYVFAENDPYVKGSAV